The following coding sequences are from one Asterias amurensis chromosome 8, ASM3211899v1 window:
- the LOC139940720 gene encoding uncharacterized protein has protein sequence MPKRKADVVQAEENDSNEEAPQADSPAPVKRGRGRPKGTGKPKKIVDPNAPKRSRGRPRLNPPADPDTPKKSKVIPPAESSPAKKAKASPGKRGRPAGSTKQKKRGRPSKAAKPQDEDEETAELSDE, from the coding sequence ATGCCGAAACGCAAGGCAGACGTAGTCCAGGCTGAGGAGAATGATAGCAATGAAGAAGCACCCCAAGCCGACTCTCCTGCTCCAGTCAAGAGGGGCAGAGGACGACCCAAAGGCACAGGTAAACCCAAAAAGATAGTCGACCCCAACGCACCAAAGCGATCCCGCGGAAGACCACGTCTCAACCCACCAGCGGATCCAGACACACCAAAGAAGTCCAAAGTTATACCTCCAGCAGAGTCAAGCCCCGCTAAAAAGGCTAAGGCTAGCCCTGGGAAGAGAGGCAGACCAGCAGGCTCAACAAAACAGAAGAAGAGGGGACGACCAAGCAAGGCGGCAAAGCCACAGGATGAAGATGAAGAAACAGCCGAGCTGTCAGATGAGTAA
- the LOC139941159 gene encoding uncharacterized protein isoform X1 has translation MPDSDSDTDSGGDNDSKNSSAGSLIRGGQNTHLQPTVRKSGAPQTTRGLPSWLTAPCSTKKLKRNKLQASRLPSSSESLEDGSPQEPLRKNVNSSLRSTVYCMSPAELYETAVLILQEKAKAEDSNQDTQKDAPSSSKGGKTSPHEGSTPQGSMPQGSIAVKSPPHQRSTPQMSTAKRSTPQESTPQGSTPKTTMSDQLDETTRTGGAKLLDDIFFSPSSRVKPPPRKIKAPQQNQKSLRSPSIQSQCIAPDTVSTVPETAGFTAASIGGKDSTTGLLGESLLEHKPEGTRENRGPDLSFLDDIF, from the exons ATGcctgacagtgacagtgacactgacagtgGCGGTGACAATGACAGCAAGAACAG CAGTGCAGGCTCTTTAATCCGAGGTGGACAGAACACACATCTTCAACCAACAGTCCGCAAAAGTGGAGCACCACAGACCACAAGAGGGCTTCCGTCATGGCTTACTGCCCCATGTAGCACAAAGAAGTTAAAGAGAAACAAACTACAAGCCAGCAGATTGCCCAGCTCAAGTGAATCTCTGGAAGACGGCAGTCCTCAGGAACCGTTAAG GAAGAACGTCAACTCTTCGTTACGATCCACTGTTTATTGCATGAGTCCAGCTGAGTTGTATGAGACGGCAGTCCTCATCTTGCAAGAG AAAGCTAAGGCGGAGGATTCGAACCAAGATACCCAGAAAGATGCCCCATCATCGTCCAAGGGAGGTAAGACATCTCCCCATGAGGGGTCAACACCCCAGGGGTCAATGCCACAAGGGTCAATAGCTGTGAAGTCACCACCTCATCAGAGGTCAACTCCTCAGATGTCAACTGCCAAGAGGTCAACACCCCAGGAGTCAACACCCCAGGGGTCAACACCCAAGACCACCATGTCGGATCAGTTGGATGAAACAACTAGAACAGGAGGGGCAAAGTTACTGGATGACATTTTCTTCAGCCCATCTTCAAGGGTCAAGCCGCCACCAAGAAAAATAAA AGCTCCTCAGCAAAACCAGAAATCATTGAGAAGTCCCTCCATCCAATCACAATGTATCGCCCCTGACACAGTTTCAACAGTACCAGAAACTGCTGGCTTCACTGCAGCATCTATAGGAGGAAAGGACTCTACCACTGGCCTCTTGGGTGAGTCTTTATTGGAGCACAAGCCAGAGGGGACAAGGGAGAACAGGGGGCCTGATCTTTCATTTTTAGATGACatattttaa
- the LOC139941159 gene encoding uncharacterized protein isoform X2, which translates to MPDSDSDTDSGGDNDSKNSAGSLIRGGQNTHLQPTVRKSGAPQTTRGLPSWLTAPCSTKKLKRNKLQASRLPSSSESLEDGSPQEPLRKNVNSSLRSTVYCMSPAELYETAVLILQEKAKAEDSNQDTQKDAPSSSKGGKTSPHEGSTPQGSMPQGSIAVKSPPHQRSTPQMSTAKRSTPQESTPQGSTPKTTMSDQLDETTRTGGAKLLDDIFFSPSSRVKPPPRKIKAPQQNQKSLRSPSIQSQCIAPDTVSTVPETAGFTAASIGGKDSTTGLLGESLLEHKPEGTRENRGPDLSFLDDIF; encoded by the exons ATGcctgacagtgacagtgacactgacagtgGCGGTGACAATGACAGCAAGAACAG TGCAGGCTCTTTAATCCGAGGTGGACAGAACACACATCTTCAACCAACAGTCCGCAAAAGTGGAGCACCACAGACCACAAGAGGGCTTCCGTCATGGCTTACTGCCCCATGTAGCACAAAGAAGTTAAAGAGAAACAAACTACAAGCCAGCAGATTGCCCAGCTCAAGTGAATCTCTGGAAGACGGCAGTCCTCAGGAACCGTTAAG GAAGAACGTCAACTCTTCGTTACGATCCACTGTTTATTGCATGAGTCCAGCTGAGTTGTATGAGACGGCAGTCCTCATCTTGCAAGAG AAAGCTAAGGCGGAGGATTCGAACCAAGATACCCAGAAAGATGCCCCATCATCGTCCAAGGGAGGTAAGACATCTCCCCATGAGGGGTCAACACCCCAGGGGTCAATGCCACAAGGGTCAATAGCTGTGAAGTCACCACCTCATCAGAGGTCAACTCCTCAGATGTCAACTGCCAAGAGGTCAACACCCCAGGAGTCAACACCCCAGGGGTCAACACCCAAGACCACCATGTCGGATCAGTTGGATGAAACAACTAGAACAGGAGGGGCAAAGTTACTGGATGACATTTTCTTCAGCCCATCTTCAAGGGTCAAGCCGCCACCAAGAAAAATAAA AGCTCCTCAGCAAAACCAGAAATCATTGAGAAGTCCCTCCATCCAATCACAATGTATCGCCCCTGACACAGTTTCAACAGTACCAGAAACTGCTGGCTTCACTGCAGCATCTATAGGAGGAAAGGACTCTACCACTGGCCTCTTGGGTGAGTCTTTATTGGAGCACAAGCCAGAGGGGACAAGGGAGAACAGGGGGCCTGATCTTTCATTTTTAGATGACatattttaa
- the LOC139941159 gene encoding uncharacterized protein isoform X3: protein MPDSDSDTDSGGDNDSKNSSAGSLIRGGQNTHLQPTVRKSGAPQTTRGLPSWLTAPCSTKKLKRNKLQASRLPSSSESLEDGSPQEPLRKNVNSSLRSTVYCMSPAELYETAVLILQEKAKAEDSNQDTQKDAPSSSKGGKTSPHEGSTPQGSMPQGSIAVKSPPHQRSTPQMSTAKRSTPQESTPQGSTPKTTMSDQLDETTRTGGAKLLDDIFFSPSSRVKPPPRKIKAPQQNQKSLRSPSIQSQCIAPDTVSTVPETAGFTAASIGGKDSTTGLLVVF from the exons ATGcctgacagtgacagtgacactgacagtgGCGGTGACAATGACAGCAAGAACAG CAGTGCAGGCTCTTTAATCCGAGGTGGACAGAACACACATCTTCAACCAACAGTCCGCAAAAGTGGAGCACCACAGACCACAAGAGGGCTTCCGTCATGGCTTACTGCCCCATGTAGCACAAAGAAGTTAAAGAGAAACAAACTACAAGCCAGCAGATTGCCCAGCTCAAGTGAATCTCTGGAAGACGGCAGTCCTCAGGAACCGTTAAG GAAGAACGTCAACTCTTCGTTACGATCCACTGTTTATTGCATGAGTCCAGCTGAGTTGTATGAGACGGCAGTCCTCATCTTGCAAGAG AAAGCTAAGGCGGAGGATTCGAACCAAGATACCCAGAAAGATGCCCCATCATCGTCCAAGGGAGGTAAGACATCTCCCCATGAGGGGTCAACACCCCAGGGGTCAATGCCACAAGGGTCAATAGCTGTGAAGTCACCACCTCATCAGAGGTCAACTCCTCAGATGTCAACTGCCAAGAGGTCAACACCCCAGGAGTCAACACCCCAGGGGTCAACACCCAAGACCACCATGTCGGATCAGTTGGATGAAACAACTAGAACAGGAGGGGCAAAGTTACTGGATGACATTTTCTTCAGCCCATCTTCAAGGGTCAAGCCGCCACCAAGAAAAATAAA AGCTCCTCAGCAAAACCAGAAATCATTGAGAAGTCCCTCCATCCAATCACAATGTATCGCCCCTGACACAGTTTCAACAGTACCAGAAACTGCTGGCTTCACTGCAGCATCTATAGGAGGAAAGGACTCTACCACTGGCCTCTTGG